GCCACAATATTGCCCCGAAGATGCAGTAGCTGATTGGCGATATACGCATCCCGTTCATCGATCAGGACTTCTGCAGCTGAGGGGGAGTATCTTCTCAACTCTTCTATGAGCTGTGAAACAATATCTCCATCTGTGATACTATCAATCTCGATCTCTTCCTCCCCAATACCTACAATCGATTCAATGATTGCAAAGAGCATCTTTAGCTTCTCTCTGAACTTCATTTTACCCCAGAATCGTTGCATCGTAATCCTTATATCCCGATCAACGAGTGCAATCTGGATATTACGCTCTTCTGCTGCATCTATCGCTGCAAGCATCTCTGCGCCAGGTTCAACTCCAAGTTCACGCCCAATCTTTCGCTGGACGTACGCCATGAGATACTGCATCAGTAGAAGATAGACGTTCCCGCTTTTTATCACATCTTTTATCGATGTTTCCTCAACTTCCCCCTTGAGTGCCATGTAGCGTGCCTGGCAGAGTTCAACAGCGACGACATCGGGCTTCAGTTCGTCTATTGCCTGCTGTACTTCTCGCACGCTCTTTTCAGATACATGTGCTGTTCCAACCAGTGTTATTTTTGTCTCTGGTTCATCCATCTTTTCATCTCACATCCTCAATATCTCGATTAATCGTATGAGGTCTGTCTTTGAGAGGATGCCAACGAGCATCCCATTTTTCACGACAAGAAGTCGTCCGACATTGTACTGGTTCATCAGCCGCAGAACATCAGCAGCAGACACATCTTCTGAGATCGTGATAAGATCTTTTGTCATTATGTCCCGCACCTTCACCTCACCAAGTTTCTCCGGTGGCACTCTCTTGACATCTGTGAGACTCACAACACCGATTAGAGTCCCAAAATTATCAACAACCGGGTAACCTCGATGTCTATCTGTCAGCACAAAATCGAGAAACTCCTGTGCGGTGATATCAGGTGAGACCGTCACAACATCTCTTGATATAATGTCTTTTATCCGTACCCCTTCGAGAAACATCTGTATACTTGTTGCACTCTCTTCCTCTGAAGCAGCGATGTATATGAAGAATGCGATCAGGATCAACATCCATCCACCGTATATTAGTCCAAAAGTTCCCATCAATATCGCAAAGATTTTTCCGATCTGAACAGCCCGCCTTGTTGCATTGAGATAGGATGACCCCCGTGTTGCAAGATATGCTCGAAGTATTCTTCCTCCATCCATTGGAAATGCTGGCAGCAGGTTAAACGCTGCAAGAACGATATTAATATAACCCATCGCAAATGCAAGAATCCCAAAGCCATTCCACCAGACATTACCGTGTATTGTACTGAAAGGTACATGGAGCATGAGAAAAGTCGATCCAATGAGGATACTTGTGATCGGCCCCGCAACAGCGATCCGTGATTCTATCTTTGGATCTCTTGGAATCTCCTTCATCGATGCAATCCCACCAAAGATGAAGAGTGTGATTGACTCGATCACAACGCCATAACGCATCGCAACATAGGAGTGTGCAAGTTCATGTGCGATAACGCAGGCAAAGAGGATGAGTGTTGTGGTACTTGCAAGTATAAATCGTGCTACAGGTGGTTCGACCTCTGCAAACCCGAAAGGAGCAGGTTGATTCATGAATACCAGGATAAACGGTGGTAGAATCAGTAGAAATGTGATATGCAGTTTTATCGGTATTCCCATTGCCTTACCGATCTCAATTGATGTTCGCATGCATTTTATATAATATCTGTACCTATTTAGCTTTAAGCTTCAATTTGATGCGTGGTACGAGAATGAATGAGCGAATCATCTCGCCTGAAGAGAGATATGATCAGACCGATGAGATTAATCTCAGGCCGTGTAGACTGTCAGATTTCATCGGACAGGAGAAGGTGAAAGAACAGCTAAGGATATTCATTGAGGCTGCAAAGGCGAGGAAGACTGTGCTTGACCATATCCTCTTTCATGGACCACCTGGTCTTGGGAAGACAACGCTTGCGCGAATCGTCGCAGAGGAGGTGGGTGTAAACATTCTCTCAACAAGTGGACCTGTGCTTGAGAAGGCGGGTGATCTTGCCGCGATCATAACAAACCTGGCTGAAGGCGATGTTCTTTTCATCGATGAGATTCACAGGCTCAATACAACGGTTGAGGAGATCCTGTATCCAGCTATGGAAGATTTCAAGCTCGATATTATAATTGGAAAAGGTCCTGGCGCTCGCTCAATAAAGCTAAACACGCCAAAATTTACGCTGGTTGGTGCAACCACAAAGACCGGGCTACTTTCATCACCCCTGCGGGATCGGTTTGGTGTCATATCGAGGATGGAGTTCTATACACCTCTTGAACTTAAAAAGATCGTGGAGAATGCATCAGAGAGGCTTGGGATAAGGATTGAATCTGATGGTGCATACGAGATCGCAAATCGCTCAAGGGGTACGCCAAGAATTGCTCTGCGGTTACTGAAACGGGTTCGTGACTTTGCAGAGGTCAGGGGGAATGGTACCATTGATCAAGATATTGCTGATACAGCGCTCAGGATGCTTGGGGTCGA
This genomic window from Candidatus Syntrophoarchaeum caldarius contains:
- a CDS encoding conjugal transfer protein TraB translates to MDEPETKITLVGTAHVSEKSVREVQQAIDELKPDVVAVELCQARYMALKGEVEETSIKDVIKSGNVYLLLMQYLMAYVQRKIGRELGVEPGAEMLAAIDAAEERNIQIALVDRDIRITMQRFWGKMKFREKLKMLFAIIESIVGIGEEEIEIDSITDGDIVSQLIEELRRYSPSAAEVLIDERDAYIANQLLHLRGNIVAVVGAGHLDGIRRHLRDPSSIKSMDEIETVPKKRINIGKLFGFGIFAFLMLTLVIIITSGVSMHLMLLALGYWIVINGVLSATGVVIARGHPLSALTAFAVAWITSLNPMIAAGWFAGLVEAWVRSPTTGDLKELIDVETPSELLRNPIFKILLVTALANIGSVIGTLLGAYIVINVTGIDIEAVMNDALTRWF
- a CDS encoding metalloprotease encodes the protein MRTSIEIGKAMGIPIKLHITFLLILPPFILVFMNQPAPFGFAEVEPPVARFILASTTTLILFACVIAHELAHSYVAMRYGVVIESITLFIFGGIASMKEIPRDPKIESRIAVAGPITSILIGSTFLMLHVPFSTIHGNVWWNGFGILAFAMGYINIVLAAFNLLPAFPMDGGRILRAYLATRGSSYLNATRRAVQIGKIFAILMGTFGLIYGGWMLILIAFFIYIAASEEESATSIQMFLEGVRIKDIISRDVVTVSPDITAQEFLDFVLTDRHRGYPVVDNFGTLIGVVSLTDVKRVPPEKLGEVKVRDIMTKDLITISEDVSAADVLRLMNQYNVGRLLVVKNGMLVGILSKTDLIRLIEILRM
- a CDS encoding Holliday junction DNA helicase RuvB, translated to MNERIISPEERYDQTDEINLRPCRLSDFIGQEKVKEQLRIFIEAAKARKTVLDHILFHGPPGLGKTTLARIVAEEVGVNILSTSGPVLEKAGDLAAIITNLAEGDVLFIDEIHRLNTTVEEILYPAMEDFKLDIIIGKGPGARSIKLNTPKFTLVGATTKTGLLSSPLRDRFGVISRMEFYTPLELKKIVENASERLGIRIESDGAYEIANRSRGTPRIALRLLKRVRDFAEVRGNGTIDQDIADTALRMLGVDERGFDETDRLILSTIIDKFRGGPVGLDTIASVIGEDSNTIEDVYEPYLLQQGFINRTPRGRVATDDAKEWWSKTFSSKL